The region TGATACTTTAATATTTGGTAGGAGTAGGACAGGACTTTATTgctgaataaaaaaatgaaaagaaaatgtataagTTACATCCATCTAATCTTGAAATGACATGGACAATGAGGTGTGGCAAGGCTGGACCGGCATTTTTTACTAGACTAAAAAATACACCTTTGttaatttaaatgattaaatttgtGCTTTAAAACCTCAAGAAAATGTCTTATTTGGTTAGAGTGTGGTCATCTTGGTCCCTTAATTTATTCTTGACGTAATATTTGTGACAATGATTGATTAATGGTGTCTGTTTATGCATGTCTTGTTCCAAGTCTTATCCAATCACATTCCAAAGACACTCAAATtggtttttttctctctcttttcataAAACAGACATCATAACATACaaaagtttttaatattaatttgtttattttatatttaaacttaaattatatatttattcattctTATCATGTTCTGCGCTaatttatgatgattttttaattatatttaaacaacaaGAACACTTCCTTTTCTAGCAAgttgttcaaataaaaaatatatcataacaTATTAATCTTAGAAAACtcaattattcaacaaaaaatatatttcttttttattttaattttcatataaaagacACGAGTGTTAACTTGGTAGACGCGCGTGTTCTCTTGCAAGACACGTCTACCAAATAAAGTAACGATGTTTAAGTTCATCAACACCAAGTCAAAGATTAATAACACCATGATCAGCTATACTATCTTCTTCACCTttcaataaaaaagaatgaagacATACTTAATATATAGCACCCCACCCACTCCAACAAACAAGGCTTTAACCTTCtcattttctataaataacacCACAATGTGTTCTCTCTAGCACTATGACAACAATGGCTTCAATGCTTATGTGTTTCTTGATATTCTTTGGAGCCACTTTGGCTGCAGGGTTCTCAGACACCCAGCCAAAACCAGTCCCTGGTCTTTCCTACACTTTCTACAAATCCACTTGCCCAGAACTTGAGTGGATTATAAGAACATACCTTAAAAAAGAGTTCAAGAAGGACATAGGCCTTGCTGCTGGTCTTCTTCGTCTTCACTTCCATGATTGTTTTGTTCAGGTGTGACACTAACAAACACAGTGCTTAATTGGTTTGCAGTTATTTTATGCATGTAAATTCAAAGTGTTTGATTTATTAATGTTGAGTTTAATTGGGTTTTGTGTGCAGGGATGTGACGCATCGGTGCTGTTGGACGGGTCAGCGAGCGGGCCAAGCGAGCAGGATGCGCCGCCCAACCTGACGCTGCGCCCAGCCGCGTTTAAGGCTATTAATGATCTGCGCGCGCTGATCGATAAGATGTGCGGGGTTGTCGTGTCTTGCGCCGATGTTGTTGCTGTCGCTGCGCGGGACTCTGTTGCTCTggtaaacctatgttttttttatttgttattttaaatattaaaaaatatttattatttattttttttaaattattttaatattttatttaatttttatcttgaaatttaataggAGAGAAAcgttaaaatataaattaaaaataattttgaaaatataattaattttttattaaattatgtgaaacaATCAATTTTTCTTGGTATGTGAAGTTCGGTTATTcacgataaataaaaaataacggaaagactatttttttttatctatttttttcacttggAGGATagtaacattattattttaataattgtttttataaattataatggttgaaaaaacttattaatatttcttattgttaatattattatttaaaaatatctggTTTTGTTGATGTTAAGATTACTTACAGTAAATCTTAGCTAagtcaaatatatttttttttaattttaatatttaaaaaaaattaacctccCAGTTTGATCCACCGCTAAAATCCTGTGATGTCTGCACATGTTTAATGCTAAATTGATGTCTGCTCATGTGCTTTTAATGAAGATTGATCGTATGTTATTATCCTGGTTTTCTACAGTTCCTGAGAAATCGAGAGCCAAGATGGAGGACCATTCTTCTACAATCAGGCGTAGTCTGGAGTTCCTTACTTCCACTGGGGAGGAGCAAGGTGGAGCATCGTTTCAGGATGCTGGGCCCGATATGCATACTGGCTAGTTAACTGTATTTGTGGTGGGGGTCGGTGGGGTGGGGGTGGTTGTTCCTTACTTCGTTTTGTATCTTTTGATTTCCTGTAGTTTCTGTTCCACTACTTGTGGTTCGTTTTGGTGCCCCTCTTTTTTTCGTTAGGGGGTTTCAtttgtttactgtttttttttccttttgtttttaatagaagtggtttatccatttttttttaaaaaaaaaaaaaatcctgtgATGTGATCTCGGAACTGAAAGTataatagttaattaattataatttttgttttttaattttttttaacaggaTTATTTTGTCAACTGCTCTTATTACTGTGGTTGAtttgatttcaaattattttggataccaaattaaaattaatattaaaaaaatttattaggcTTTAATTATTGGTtcggatttttttaaaaacattccttcatttttatttttacacctcaaaaataaatttggaaATAATCAAATGATTCAAATAAACCCTTTTGTTATCCCCGCAATGATTTGTTTGCTTCGGTTTTGACTATATTATTAGGTGAAATAATTTTGAGCTCATGTGATTATCATATTATGATGATTAATTTTAGAATGTTATGAAACTGAGATATAATGAAGTAAATAAGTATAGTAAGGTATTCGGTTTTGACTATATCATTAGGTGAAATATTTTTGAGCTCATGTGATTATCATATTAtgtgattaattttaaaatgttacGAAACtgagatataattaaataaactagTATAGTAAGGTATTGTTGCAAATAATATAAGTAATGTTTACTATGGTTCACCGGCTTCtatctatttttcttatattccAAATTgataaaatgatttatttaaaaagaaaatatcaaagcAAGATCTTGAAAGGattgttgaaaaatatataactgTTTATTGTCACATACCAACTAATATTAGCATTAACACCTTTTTCTCTGACCTATTGGTGTATGTTTCTGATCACCATGTGCGTGTGTTGTAAGACTCGATGAGCATGGGCCATGAAagaataagtttaaaaaatttttaagaaaaataatttatataaaggcGAATCAATGTTTTTTGCTTAAGACTGatattatttacataatattaatattatgttaataaaaattaacgGTATTTGTTAAGACTGATATTATTTAAATGGTTATATTTTGGTAAAGTTATAATAAGGGAGAATTTGGTCAGTTGACTAATGTTAGTCTGTTAGACTGGGAATAAATTGGGTTAAGTTGAATTGGGAGTCATTTtccaatttatatataaaaaaatatgtaaagatgatgagatataattaaaacatacaGGATATTTGTCGTTTATTGGGAGAAAAAGGAAGTTTTAAACACTTCTTTACTTGTGGTAAAGGTCAATTGAATTTGTAAAACTTTGTTTGATTTGGAAGCTAATTGGAGAtaatgttatataattatattattattaaactatgcttaaaataaaagacaaaattataactttatttgttaaattacaTGAAATTTACATAATTCTCTTCATTATTTACATAAGTCTCTCCCTAAGTTATTAAAAGATTTCATTTTGTAggatgaaattaattaattaatatcattattagattaattaatattattatatagtttGACAATATTAACTACCAACTAATAaatacttgatatttttttaaaacaaataaaatataataacttatGATAAAGTAAACATTACTGTTGATGTGTATTTTggtccaaaaaaaatataagggttcgttttctaatttttataaagctctaaaaaaaaatttaaaatataaaggtattttggtttataaaatATGTAAGTTTCCCAAGAGGCTAAAACCTCTCCAACCCATTATTTTGGAGGATTAGAAAATGGGGGTTAAATGGAGGTTTTAAAACTCATCTAACCCTATAAATCTTTACCCCTCTTAAAAAACATACTCTCAAATAtgggttttaaaaaatttttaccTTACCTTAATTCCATTTACCTCCTCCAATTAAGTAGACCCTCAACGGAACGTGGacataattaagtttttaaatgaGGCATGACCGGCACTTGACatctattaaatatttaatcatgctttaactatattttaaaagaaataaactcGTTACCATCTCACCATTGAGCGGGTGATCgtgaatataaaattaaaataaataattacattttaaaattcaaataattaaaacagCATTGACTTCTTGCAGACCGGTGGGCCACACTACAAAGTCCCACTGGGCCGGCGAGACGGTTTGACTTTCGCAACAGTCAACGTCACCCTTGCCGACCTCCCTCCTCCGACCTCCAACGTCAGCTTCCTCATCAACACTCTCAACAAGATCAACCTCACCGTCGCCGACCTCGTCACCCTCTCCGGCGGCCACACCATTGGCCTCGCTCACTGCACCTCCTTCACCAACCGTCTCTACCCAACTCAAGACACTAACATGGACAAGACCTTCGCCAAAAACCTCAAACTCACTTGCCCCGCCGCCAACACCACCAACAGCACGGTCAACGACATCCGTACACCAAACACATTTGATAACAAGTACTACGTCAACCTTGTGAACAAAGAAGGCCTCTTCACTTCTGATCAAGGTCTCTTCTCTGATTTCAGGACTAAGGCTCTTGTTGCTCTCTTTGCTAGTAATAAGATACTGTTCTTTGAGCACTTTGCTTTGTCAATGGTGAAGATGGGCCAGATCAGTGTGCTCACTGGATCTCAAGGTGAGATTAGGACTAACTGCTCTGCACGTAACTCTGGCTCTGGTTTATGGTCTGTGGTTGAGGATCTGCTGCTACTGTTTAGTTTCTGCAAACTGTTTGTCTGTTTGTTTGTTACTGTGTTACttgataataatgatgataataataaggGGTTGAAGTGGTGTGACAGTGCATGATCTAGTAATACTGTTACTGCAGTGAATTGGCAAGTATTACTGCAATGAATTGGCTTTGTTTGGTTCTCTGTATCCGTGCAATGTAGATATGATATCATGTGAATAAAGGCTTATCTTGACAGTGAAGACTGAAGAGGTCATTGGAAATCAGCCCACGCTGGTTTGATTATGTTGGACGATAATAATTGTTGGGGGACTTAATGCTTCACTTAAGACCCCTTTCGGAAGCACTAACACACCCGTAGATGTCCCAATAACCTGTCAAGGTTAGTCTCCAAAACACATGCAAAGATAGgactataatagagaaagaaagataaacacacacaaaccacGACACAGTAATTACGTGGAGTTCGGCACTCTTGCCTACGTCTCCACGGGGGTCGGGAATTGAAATCCACTATGAAGAATATCTCTGATGGCTTGAACAACTCTCAAGCTCgtctcaagaagaaaacaataagaaaatcctGAGTTATATATACCTCATATCCAACTCGATGAGAGATAAtcttattagcatatattatatgctaatatatccttatatactaacataataatatatgctaatatatccttatatactaacataataatatatatgctaatatatctatataacataAGTCAACATGTGACTAACACGCACATGCCCACAAAGCCActcatatttatttcttatcattgtttctcttcacaATTCTCCACCTCGTTTCTCATTTGATACCAAATGTGGAACGAATAAGGATTTCTTCATGCTGAGACCATCAAGATAGAACATCTTCACCAAACTCAAATAGTCGATTCCCAACCCCAAAATTCCCTTATTAGCATAAATCAAGATTGAGCAAGTTCAAACAATGTTGAAACTTGCTCCTTGGAACAACTTTGGTGAATATGTCTGCAGGATTGTCACTGGTGTGCACCTTCAGTAAGGAGATAGAGCCTTCCTCTATTACATCCCGCACAAAATGATACCGGACATCGATATGCTTGGTACGAGCATGGTGCACCTGATTTCTAGCCAAATGAATTGCACTCTGACTGTCACACCCCAAGTCCACCGTGCCTTGCTCAATCCCCAAATCATCTAACAAACCCCATAACCACAAAGCTTCTTTCACTCCTTCTGCCACGGCCATATACTCAGCCTCTGTGGTAGATAGTGCCACTGTGGCTTGTAATACTGATCGCCAACTAACTGGAGCACCAAATATCCGAAATACATAACCCGATGAGTGGAGCAGCGTCGGTCTAGATCACTTGCATAATCCGAGTCCACAAACCCACTCAAGCGACATCTTTCTCCACCAAAACACAAACCCATGCTAATGGTACCCTTCAGTACCTCGGAATCCATTTCATCGCTTCCCGATGAAAGCCTTCCCGGATTTGCCATGAATACGCTAACCACATCGATTTGCCCTGTGAAATATCCGGGCGTGTACATACCATCGCATACATTAGGCGCCTCATCGCACAAGCATAAGGAACACGAGCcatgtgttctttttttcttcatcaattgtgGGAGATAGATTACTAGAGAGCGAAAATGTGGGGGCCCGATGGAGTCACCACCGACTAGCATCTTGCATTTCAAACCGTGATATTACTTTCTCAAGGTAACCCTTCTGATGTAGAAATAGCTTACGGCTTGACCTCTCTCTTCTGATCTCCATACCCAGTATTTTCTTGGCAGCACCCATATCCTTCATCTTAAACTCCTTATTGAGTTGAGACTTTAACCTACCTATCTCTACCTTGCTCTTGCTAGCAATGAGCATGTCATCCACGTACTAATAGGGAGATAGATATATGCATCACCACAAAGCTTACGAAAGTAAACACAACAATCATACTTGCTTACGGAGTAACCCTTCTTGAGCATAAAAAGTATCGAGCGCTTGTACCACTTTGTCGAGGCATCGCTTCAAACCATAAAGTGATTTCCTCAGCCGCGAAACCCGATTATCTTTTCCTTCGAGTTTGTACCCTTCCGGGTGATGCATATAAATTTCCTCATCTAAGTCACCATGTAAGAAGGCCGTCTTAACATCAAGTTGTTCGAGTGAAGATCACCATGAGCTACCAAACTCAACAATACACGGATAGAGGTGTGCTTCACTCACGGGAGAAAAATATCTCATTGTAGTCCACCCCTTCTTTCTGTGCAAATCCCTTGGCAACTAGTCTTGCCTTGTACCTTGTGCCACAAGATTTAGATGaatcttcctttttcttgtacACCCACTTACAGCCTATAGCATGCTTACCGATGGGCGACGGAACAACTTCCcatgtttggtttttttccgaagagattccatctcttCCTCCATTCGCAACCAACCATCTCTCACTATTCTCATCTTCGATAGCTTGCTTAAAAGTGACTGGCTCATCATTCTCCACCGAGAGTGCATACTCAACCAAATTTACCTGTCCATAGTGTTTTCGGGAGGTTCATCCGACCCAAACTTCGAACCATTTTAACTTGCCTCTTTGGCCTAGTAGTAGCCAAAGACTACAGTTTTCTACTGCTTTGTAGTGTTTGTGTATTATGTTTATGAACCTCCTTATGTTCATTTACAACAACATTCTCATGAACATGGGTCGGGGCATGGTTGGTCTTCGGATCCATCAATCTCCACCACTTGGGTGTTAGTTGTTaactcatcaccatcaccatcaagaGGCTTCATAGCTTTTAGGCAAAGCTAATATGGAATTCACATCAAAAGTAACATCCTCGCGATTATAAACTTTGAATCTTCCATACACCAAAAGGCGATAGCCTTTCACTCCTTTTTGCATATCCCAAGAAAATTGCTTTCTTGGCTCTAGGATCAAGCTTATTCTCTTTCACATGATAGTAAGTCGCATGAATCGAAAAATTCTAAGAACATTATAGTCTGCGATGTTCTCCCGACCATAGTCCATGAGGGTGTGTCACCATCGAGGGTGGAATGTGGAGCTCTGCTCACTATATAGCATCTTTGTTGCCACCCGATTACGCCCCACCATTCTCTGCCCAAACCAGAATTAGATCTTATACATCTTGCTCTCTCAAGTAATGTACGGTTCGACCTCTCTGCAACCCCATTCTGCGTGGTGTATTCCTAAGCGTCCCGAGTGTCGAACAATACCCTCTTGATCACAAAAACTCCTTGAAGACACCTTCGATTGTACTCGTACCATTATCCGACACGATTGTCTTCAACTTTCTACACTGCTCGTTTCTCAACCATTGCTCTCCACCGCTTGAATGTCTCAAATACTTCATTCTTATGTTTCGGAAAAATATACCCAAGCATATCTTgagtaatcatcaataaatgagaCAAAAATATCCGGAACCCCCTTTTTGAAAGCAACTTTAGCCGGCCCCCATACGTCCGGGTGTGCACATAGTCTAATAGTCTTCTACTCTTGTGCTTGCTTGTGGTGAACTTGACTCGGTGTGCCTTCCCATACACACGGTGCTCACAAAAAGTCCATGCGAGGTTTCTCCAAGTTCTTCAACAAACCTTCCTTTCCAAGTAGAGTTAAACCCTTTTTCCGACATATGTCCAAGACGCATGTGCCAAAGTTTAGTACAATCGATAGGTTCTGCTTTTGGAAATCTCAATTGCTGCATTATCTGTGATTGTCATACCCAACAAAGCATATAGATTACCATGACAAACACCCTTCATCACCACCATGGAGCCTCGAACAACTTTTAGAATTCCCTTGTAGGCCACAATCTTGCACCCACTGGATTCCAATACACCAAGTGAAATCAAGTTCTTCCTCAAATCTGGAACATGCCTTACATTTGTCAAGGTTCGGATAATCCCATCATGCATCTTGATTCTAATTGAACCAAGCCCAACTGTTTTGCAAGTATGATCATTGCCCATCAATACATTACCACCATCAATGTTCTCATAGGTTGTAAACCACTTCCTATTTGGACACATGTGATAAGAGCAACCCGAATCGAGCATCCATTTCCCAGAAATGTCTTCACCTTGATTGGCCATGAAGCATTCATCATTGTCCTCATCTGAAGCATAGCTTGCTTCTTCTTTGACCTGCTTTcccttgttatttttgttgttcttcttcctccaatttaCTTTCTTATTGGAACGATCGGCTTTTATAATGCCCAAGCTCTCCGCAATTGTAGCATACTACTTTTGCAATAGGTCTTGACTTTGATCTTGATTTCCCTCTTTGCAcctttcccctttcatttgaccTTCCCCTTATAAACAATCCTTGTGCTTGCTCTTTGTCCACTCTTCCACCTGTAGCCATCTTCCGAAGATCATCAGATAAGAGTGATGTTCTAACATCGTTCATAGAGAGTGTCTCACCCACAAGCATCAATGTTTGTACAAGGTTCTCAAATGATGGTGGCAAAGAAAGTAGCAAAAAAGAATagcttgatcttcatcctcTACTTTGACCTCCACATCCTTCGAAATTTGAAACTATCCTTTCAAACTTGCTTATGTGATCCCGGATTGAAGTTCCTTCATCCATTTTTGCAAGTGTCATAACTTGGCCTTCAAGTAGATCGCGATTTGTCGAGGTTTTGGTCATGAAATTGGACTCTAATTTTAACCACACGCTAGCCGCTGTCGCCTCGTCATTCACCAAGAAGGCGACATCCCTATCCAAACACTAAAATAATAGTGCAGCGTGCCTCCATATCAAGATCTTCCCAATCTTCATCACTCATTTCTTTGGGTTTCTTTTCCTTCCCCAAAAGTGCCTGTGTAGTTTTTGTGATATCAACAAATTCTTCATTTCGATCTTCGATAGGAGAAATCGTTCTTCCCATTGAACTTCTCAATCTCATACTTCCCAACCTTAGCATTACCAAGTGAAGACATCTTTCGGGAATTTTTGTCGAACACCTGTGTCGTAGATTTACCCAAGCTATAAaccaatagctctgataccaattgttGGGGGGACTTAATGCTTCACTTAAGACCACTTTCGGAAGCACTAACACACCGTAGATGTCGATAACTCGTCGAGGTTAGTCTCCAAAACACATGCAAAGATAGGGACTATAATgagaaagaaagataaacacacacaaaccacGATCACGGTAATTACGTGGAGTTCGGCACTCTTGCCTACGTCTCCACGGGGGTCGGGAATTGAAATCCACTATGAAGAATATCTCGATGGGCTGAACAACTCTCGAGCTCgtctcaagaagaaaacaataagaaaatcctgagttatatatatacctcataTCCAACTCGATGAGAGATAAtcttattagcatatattatatgctaatatatccttatatactaacataataatatatgctaatatatccttatatactaacataataatatatatgctaatatatctatataacataAGTCAACATGTGACTAACACGCACATGCCCACAAAGCCActcatatttatttcttatcattgtttctcttcacaataataataataataatatatggttGTCAACGACAACATGGTCTACTGGTATACGGATCGCTGATAGAGTTTTTTatcgagtggtgagagtttgattttTGACTGATGACACATTTTTGGGAGATATGAATAGTACGTAGTTGTGTGTGGGTAATTCTAACGTCTATGTGTGCACATATCCCGTCCTCACTTGCTCTATTAAGATTTGTGCATGTTTCTGATAGTTTAACGGGGTTTTCgggttgtttgtttttttttagaaaaaaaataataataaattgttgTTGAGATGCTTGTCCAAATTTTACTGTAGTGATATTGGACATTGTGGGAAATGTTGAGAATAAAAAGGACGCTAGCAATTaatagtttaattatatttgcaaattattaaattaaagtttggaAAATTAATTTGCTGGATTTGCCCACATTTGTATAGTTCAACAACAGTACCACACGGAAGTTCAATACAAGATTgagagttttaaaatttttttcttatgtcaGTGGTGTNNNNNNNNNNNNNNNNNNNNNNNNNNNNNNNNNNNNNNNNNNNNNNNNNNNNNNN is a window of Dioscorea cayenensis subsp. rotundata cultivar TDr96_F1 chromosome 5, TDr96_F1_v2_PseudoChromosome.rev07_lg8_w22 25.fasta, whole genome shotgun sequence DNA encoding:
- the LOC120261650 gene encoding peroxidase 12-like is translated as MASMLMCFLIFFGATLAAGFSDTQPKPVPGLSYTFYKSTCPELEWIIRTYLKKEFKKDIGLAAGLLRLHFHDCFVQGCDASVLLDGSASGPSEQDAPPNLTLRPAAFKAINDLRALIDKMCGVVVSCADVVAVAARDSVALTGGPHYKVPLGRRDGLTFATVNVTLADLPPPTSNVSFLINTLNKINLTVADLVTLSGGHTIGLAHCTSFTNRLYPTQDTNMDKTFAKNLKLTCPAANTTNSTVNDIRTPNTFDNKYYVNLVNKEGLFTSDQGLFSDFRTKALVALFASNKILFFEHFALSMVKMGQISVLTGSQGEIRTNCSARNSGSGLWSVVEDLLEQLLEFPCRPQSCTHWIPIHQVKSSSSSNLEHALHLSRFG